A region from the Tachysurus vachellii isolate PV-2020 chromosome 25, HZAU_Pvac_v1, whole genome shotgun sequence genome encodes:
- the ube2wb gene encoding probable ubiquitin-conjugating enzyme E2 W-B isoform X3 → MLKRLQKELLALQNDPPPGMTLNEKSVENTITQWVIDMEGASGTLYEGEKFQLLFKFSSRYPFDSPQVMFTGENIPVHPHIYSNGHICLSILTEDWSPALSVQSVCLSIISMLSSCKEKRRPPDNSFYVRTCNKNPKKTKWWYHDDTC, encoded by the exons ATGTTG AAAAGGCTTCAGAAAGaactgttggctttgcagaacGATCCTCCTCCTGGAATGACTCTGAATGAGAAAAGTGTAGAAAATACTATAACCCA ATGGGTTATTGATATGGAAGGAGCCTCTGGCACACTGTACGAAGGAGAAAAATTCCAGCTGCTTTTCAAATTCAGTAGTCGATATCCATTTGACTCGCCTCAG gtaATGTTTACAGGAGAGAACattcctgtccatcctcatatTTATAGCAATGGTCACATCTGCCTGTCAATTCTAACAGAGGACTGGTCACCAGCACTGTCCGTCCAGTCAGTATGTCTCAGCATCATCAGCATGTTGTCTAGCTGCAAGgagaag cGACGGCCTCCTGATAACTCCTTTTATGTACGGACATGTAACAAAAACCCAAAGAAGACTAAATGGTGGTATCACG ATGATACATGTTGA
- the ube2wb gene encoding probable ubiquitin-conjugating enzyme E2 W-B isoform X1: MASMQVQVSSVTKRLQKELLALQNDPPPGMTLNEKSVENTITQWVIDMEGASGTLYEGEKFQLLFKFSSRYPFDSPQVMFTGENIPVHPHIYSNGHICLSILTEDWSPALSVQSVCLSIISMLSSCKEKRRPPDNSFYVRTCNKNPKKTKWWYHDDTC; this comes from the exons ATGGCGTCCATGCAGGTACAGGTGTCATCCGTTACC AAAAGGCTTCAGAAAGaactgttggctttgcagaacGATCCTCCTCCTGGAATGACTCTGAATGAGAAAAGTGTAGAAAATACTATAACCCA ATGGGTTATTGATATGGAAGGAGCCTCTGGCACACTGTACGAAGGAGAAAAATTCCAGCTGCTTTTCAAATTCAGTAGTCGATATCCATTTGACTCGCCTCAG gtaATGTTTACAGGAGAGAACattcctgtccatcctcatatTTATAGCAATGGTCACATCTGCCTGTCAATTCTAACAGAGGACTGGTCACCAGCACTGTCCGTCCAGTCAGTATGTCTCAGCATCATCAGCATGTTGTCTAGCTGCAAGgagaag cGACGGCCTCCTGATAACTCCTTTTATGTACGGACATGTAACAAAAACCCAAAGAAGACTAAATGGTGGTATCACG ATGATACATGTTGA
- the ube2wb gene encoding probable ubiquitin-conjugating enzyme E2 W-B isoform X2, giving the protein MASMQKRLQKELLALQNDPPPGMTLNEKSVENTITQWVIDMEGASGTLYEGEKFQLLFKFSSRYPFDSPQVMFTGENIPVHPHIYSNGHICLSILTEDWSPALSVQSVCLSIISMLSSCKEKRRPPDNSFYVRTCNKNPKKTKWWYHDDTC; this is encoded by the exons ATGGCGTCCATGCAG AAAAGGCTTCAGAAAGaactgttggctttgcagaacGATCCTCCTCCTGGAATGACTCTGAATGAGAAAAGTGTAGAAAATACTATAACCCA ATGGGTTATTGATATGGAAGGAGCCTCTGGCACACTGTACGAAGGAGAAAAATTCCAGCTGCTTTTCAAATTCAGTAGTCGATATCCATTTGACTCGCCTCAG gtaATGTTTACAGGAGAGAACattcctgtccatcctcatatTTATAGCAATGGTCACATCTGCCTGTCAATTCTAACAGAGGACTGGTCACCAGCACTGTCCGTCCAGTCAGTATGTCTCAGCATCATCAGCATGTTGTCTAGCTGCAAGgagaag cGACGGCCTCCTGATAACTCCTTTTATGTACGGACATGTAACAAAAACCCAAAGAAGACTAAATGGTGGTATCACG ATGATACATGTTGA